One Corallococcus silvisoli DNA window includes the following coding sequences:
- a CDS encoding VOC family protein, protein MDKKPQTMRSFVKLLVTDAPASVRFYEGLGFERVASEPPILRLQWGGESDIYLVSPPPGLKLEGRRGMGVLVGFRAGEDGVDAVAAKAAALEAPVEGPTVQPWYTREIIVTDPDGYRLNFIEPA, encoded by the coding sequence ATGGACAAGAAGCCCCAGACGATGCGGTCGTTCGTGAAGCTGCTGGTGACGGATGCACCGGCCTCCGTGCGCTTCTATGAAGGCCTCGGCTTTGAACGCGTCGCGTCGGAGCCCCCCATCCTCCGCCTCCAGTGGGGTGGAGAGTCGGACATCTACCTCGTCAGCCCTCCTCCTGGCCTGAAGCTGGAAGGCCGCAGGGGCATGGGCGTGCTCGTGGGTTTTCGGGCGGGCGAGGACGGCGTGGACGCGGTGGCCGCGAAGGCGGCCGCGCTGGAGGCACCCGTGGAGGGACCGACGGTCCAGCCCTGGTACACGCGGGAGATCATCGTCACCGACCCGGACGGCTACCGGCTCAACTTCATCGAGCCCGCCTGA
- a CDS encoding LemA family protein has protein sequence MSTASRDGAPPRAVAYDDVNELIATATRLMQKDAAPDTLTPDDVRRIGEELDIPARYVDQALEALAKRREAQAREALARERLSRQRRARLRKGAWVGAAVVGLMAVSGLVVRNGLTSTLSDVARQRAQVRNVVDRRESLRARLGLLTPGLERDAELSGADNRVAVEQRRYDERAAGYNASAASFPTNWVVRLSGLPPVLPLSSEVSTW, from the coding sequence TTGAGCACGGCATCGCGTGATGGGGCGCCGCCCAGGGCTGTCGCCTATGACGATGTCAACGAGCTCATCGCCACGGCCACGAGGCTGATGCAGAAGGACGCGGCGCCGGACACGCTGACGCCGGACGACGTGCGGCGGATTGGCGAGGAGCTGGACATCCCCGCGCGCTACGTGGACCAGGCGCTGGAGGCGCTGGCGAAGCGCCGCGAGGCCCAGGCGCGCGAGGCCCTGGCTCGGGAGCGGTTGTCACGGCAGCGCCGTGCGCGGCTGCGCAAGGGCGCGTGGGTGGGCGCGGCCGTCGTGGGGCTCATGGCCGTGTCGGGGCTCGTGGTGCGCAACGGGCTGACCTCCACGCTGTCGGACGTGGCGCGGCAGCGTGCGCAGGTGCGCAACGTGGTGGACCGCCGTGAGTCCCTGCGCGCGAGATTGGGCCTGCTGACGCCCGGCCTGGAGCGCGACGCGGAGCTGTCAGGCGCGGACAACCGCGTGGCCGTGGAGCAGCGCCGCTACGACGAGCGGGCCGCTGGCTACAACGCCTCCGCGGCCTCCTTTCCCACGAACTGGGTGGTCCGTCTGAGCGGGCTGCCCCCGGTGCTGCCGCTGTCCTCGGAGGTCTCCACATGGTGA
- a CDS encoding TPM domain-containing protein encodes MVKAVLLTLLLPMLVLAQVPAITRPVTDPRGMLTPQEMEHVAQALVDLRSATQVQMAVLLVDTTGGQPIEDYAEAVFRAWRGGQAGKDNGLLLVIARGDRRSRLEVGYGLEPSLTDGEARALLHAQGPLLAHGRTADALLAIIAGVRAEVSTDPRRTAPDVDEASAQESRLQGAWTENGLRWLFFAMAVTSFVAAMVLVERIKLGLSRSLTIGVMVLPPAVFVVSAFSPQAPPVPTLLAYGAMLGGFFGGRYAITRQRRALGFICILGTALSVLFALSQDLPRPPGMVDLLFSLLTPSLCILLSPLILWRGLKQLGEGGRARHSDGGSWSVGSSSTDWSSSSSSSSSDSSSSSSSDWGGGGGSSGGGGASDSW; translated from the coding sequence ATGGTGAAGGCCGTCTTGTTGACGTTGCTGCTGCCCATGCTGGTCCTGGCCCAGGTGCCCGCCATCACGCGGCCGGTGACGGATCCGCGGGGCATGCTGACACCTCAGGAGATGGAGCATGTCGCCCAGGCGCTGGTGGACCTGCGTTCCGCGACGCAGGTTCAGATGGCGGTGCTGCTCGTGGACACCACGGGGGGGCAGCCCATCGAGGACTACGCCGAAGCGGTCTTCCGTGCATGGAGGGGCGGGCAGGCGGGGAAGGACAACGGGCTGCTGCTCGTCATCGCGCGCGGCGACCGGCGCTCGCGCCTGGAGGTGGGTTACGGGCTGGAGCCGTCGCTGACGGACGGCGAGGCCCGGGCACTGCTCCACGCGCAGGGGCCGCTGTTGGCCCACGGGCGGACGGCGGACGCGCTGCTGGCCATCATCGCGGGCGTGCGCGCCGAGGTGTCGACGGATCCACGGAGGACGGCCCCCGACGTCGACGAGGCCAGCGCCCAGGAGTCCCGCCTCCAGGGGGCCTGGACCGAGAACGGCCTGCGGTGGCTCTTCTTCGCCATGGCGGTGACGTCCTTCGTGGCGGCGATGGTCCTGGTCGAGCGCATCAAGCTGGGCCTCTCACGCTCGCTCACCATCGGGGTGATGGTTCTGCCTCCCGCGGTGTTCGTCGTGAGCGCGTTCTCTCCGCAGGCGCCTCCGGTCCCCACCCTCCTCGCGTACGGTGCGATGCTGGGGGGCTTCTTCGGGGGGCGCTACGCCATCACGCGACAGCGGCGGGCCCTGGGCTTCATCTGCATCCTGGGCACGGCCCTGAGCGTCCTGTTCGCGCTGTCCCAGGACCTCCCCCGGCCGCCGGGAATGGTCGATCTGCTCTTCAGCCTGCTGACCCCCTCGCTCTGCATCCTCCTGTCGCCGCTCATCCTCTGGAGGGGCCTGAAGCAGCTGGGCGAAGGTGGGCGGGCCCGGCACTCCGACGGAGGGAGCTGGAGCGTGGGTTCCTCGTCCACGGACTGGAGCTCCAGCTCCTCGTCCTCCAGCAGTGACTCCAGTTCGTCGTCCTCGTCGGACTGGGGGGGTGGCGGAGGTTCCTCCGGTGGCGGCGGCGCCAGTGATTCCTGGTAG
- a CDS encoding AI-2E family transporter, producing the protein MKASRKALPVYVPPRTVWSVGAQVVLLVLLGTALQRLGPVLTLLAVALLLGLAADPVVRRLQSWGLRRGLGVALIALTLLGLIALLVLTLVPLLVEQLQNLVYAAPGFLDELARAPWVRRLDEHFGVLAHPGNGFNVEPGVLTRPLITVLSSTLELMGAGITVLALAVFGLLFGQDLYASILGWVRPSSRGRVRRVVGRMREAVGNYLVGTLLIISVGGACTALLSLSLGVPYFLPLGLVAMVLGLIPYIGSVITAVLVSVTTLATVGSRRAFIALAIFIVYQQLEAHLLSPLVQRRAIKMNPLLISLVALVGGTVAGLLGVILAVPAAAAGQVLLTEVQRERRKVWNRERRLAAAATASQAPGNADEALLAGPLAPPSTEARRAPPPDSGHPGSPH; encoded by the coding sequence ATGAAGGCTTCGCGCAAGGCGCTCCCCGTCTACGTGCCGCCCCGGACCGTGTGGTCGGTGGGGGCCCAGGTGGTGCTGCTGGTGCTGCTGGGCACCGCGCTGCAACGCCTGGGGCCCGTGCTGACGCTGCTGGCGGTGGCGCTGCTGCTGGGCCTCGCGGCGGACCCCGTCGTGCGGCGGTTGCAGTCGTGGGGCCTGCGCCGGGGGTTGGGCGTGGCGCTCATCGCGCTGACGCTGCTGGGCCTCATCGCCCTGCTCGTCCTCACGCTGGTGCCGCTCCTGGTGGAGCAGCTCCAGAACCTGGTGTACGCGGCGCCGGGCTTCCTGGATGAGCTGGCGCGGGCCCCGTGGGTGCGGAGGCTGGATGAGCACTTCGGCGTGCTGGCGCACCCAGGCAACGGGTTCAACGTGGAGCCCGGCGTGCTGACCCGGCCGCTCATCACCGTGCTGTCCTCCACCCTGGAGTTGATGGGCGCGGGCATCACGGTGCTGGCGCTGGCGGTGTTCGGGCTGCTGTTCGGCCAGGACCTCTACGCGAGCATCCTGGGCTGGGTGCGCCCCAGCAGCCGTGGCCGCGTGCGCAGGGTGGTGGGCCGGATGCGCGAGGCCGTGGGCAATTACCTCGTGGGCACGCTGCTCATCATCAGCGTGGGCGGCGCCTGCACGGCGCTGCTGTCGCTGTCCCTGGGCGTGCCGTACTTCCTGCCGCTGGGGCTGGTGGCGATGGTGCTGGGGCTCATCCCCTACATCGGCAGCGTCATCACCGCGGTGCTGGTGAGCGTCACCACGCTGGCGACGGTGGGCTCGCGGCGCGCGTTCATCGCGTTGGCGATCTTCATCGTCTATCAGCAGCTGGAGGCGCACCTGCTCAGCCCGCTGGTGCAGCGGCGCGCCATCAAGATGAACCCGCTGCTCATCTCGCTGGTGGCCCTGGTGGGTGGCACCGTCGCGGGACTCCTGGGCGTCATCCTCGCGGTGCCGGCGGCGGCGGCGGGGCAGGTGCTCCTGACGGAGGTGCAGCGCGAGCGCCGCAAGGTGTGGAACCGCGAGCGGCGCCTCGCCGCGGCGGCCACCGCCTCCCAAGCGCCTGGGAACGCGGACGAGGCACTGTTGGCGGGTCCACTCGCGCCGCCTTCAACGGAAGCGCGGCGTGCGCCTCCGCCCGACTCCGGGCATCCTGGGTCGCCCCACTGA
- the rpiA gene encoding ribose-5-phosphate isomerase RpiA, whose protein sequence is MTSDESVSASFKRAAAERAVDFIQPGMVVGLGSGSTAAYAVRRLGALLSAGTLKDVVGVPTSRATEALAVSLGVPLTTLDVHPVVDLTIDGADEVAPDLSLIKGGGGALLREKVVAQASRREIIVVDAQKLSPRLGTKWPVPVEVLPFGWRSQSLFLESLGARVVVRPALDGAPFHTDQGNVVLDCDFGPISDPVGLAARLESRAGVMAHGLFLHLTSDLVVAGPDGITHRVRSA, encoded by the coding sequence ATGACTTCCGATGAGAGCGTTTCGGCTTCCTTCAAGCGCGCGGCGGCGGAGCGCGCCGTGGACTTCATCCAGCCGGGAATGGTGGTGGGATTGGGGTCGGGCAGCACGGCCGCGTACGCGGTGCGGCGGCTGGGGGCGTTGCTCTCCGCGGGCACGCTGAAGGACGTGGTGGGCGTTCCGACCTCACGCGCGACCGAGGCGCTGGCCGTGTCGCTGGGCGTGCCGCTCACCACGTTGGATGTGCACCCGGTGGTGGACCTCACCATCGACGGCGCGGACGAGGTGGCGCCGGACCTGTCGCTCATCAAGGGCGGGGGCGGGGCGCTGCTGCGCGAGAAGGTGGTGGCGCAGGCCAGCCGGCGGGAGATCATCGTGGTGGACGCGCAGAAGCTGTCGCCCCGGCTGGGCACGAAGTGGCCGGTGCCGGTGGAGGTGCTGCCGTTCGGCTGGCGTTCGCAGTCGCTGTTCCTGGAGTCGTTGGGGGCGCGCGTCGTGGTGCGGCCCGCGCTGGACGGGGCGCCGTTCCACACGGATCAGGGCAACGTGGTGCTGGACTGCGACTTCGGTCCCATCAGCGACCCCGTGGGACTGGCCGCGCGGCTGGAGTCCCGGGCCGGGGTGATGGCGCATGGCCTGTTCCTCCACCTGACCTCCGACCTCGTGGTGGCCGGGCCGGACGGCATCACCCATCGCGTCCGGAGCGCGTGA
- a CDS encoding nucleotidyltransferase family protein, with protein sequence MRVAIVVLAAGGSSRLGQPKQLLRHEGTSLVRRAAELALAASPVVAVVLGARHEEVRARLDGLAVRCVDNPDWALGQGTSLRAGLRALPPDVDAALLMLCDQLRVDAAHLRALIDTFERERAPIVASAYAGTRGVPALFSRALFPELEALPPTGGARGLIARDPSRVAEVPLPGGEEDVDTPGDLARLTRSGRDG encoded by the coding sequence ATGCGCGTGGCCATCGTCGTGCTCGCCGCTGGGGGCTCCTCCCGACTGGGTCAGCCCAAGCAGCTCCTGCGCCATGAGGGCACGTCCCTGGTGCGGCGCGCGGCGGAGCTGGCCCTCGCCGCGAGCCCGGTGGTGGCCGTGGTGCTCGGAGCCCGTCACGAGGAGGTCCGCGCGCGGTTGGACGGGCTCGCCGTGCGGTGCGTGGACAATCCGGACTGGGCGCTGGGACAGGGGACGTCCCTGCGCGCGGGCCTGCGCGCCCTGCCCCCGGACGTGGACGCCGCGCTCCTGATGCTCTGTGATCAGCTCCGCGTGGACGCGGCCCACCTGCGGGCCCTCATCGACACGTTCGAGAGAGAGCGCGCGCCCATCGTCGCGTCCGCCTACGCGGGCACCCGGGGCGTCCCCGCCCTCTTCTCGCGCGCCCTCTTCCCCGAACTGGAGGCCCTTCCTCCCACGGGCGGGGCGCGCGGGCTCATCGCCCGGGACCCCTCGCGCGTCGCGGAGGTCCCGCTGCCGGGGGGCGAGGAGGACGTGGACACCCCAGGGGACCTGGCGCGCCTCACGCGCTCCGGACGCGATGGGTGA
- a CDS encoding XdhC family protein produces MRELDDILRAQGRAAGPMVLATVVAVAGSSYRRPGARMLMGGDGWLAGGVSGGCLEGDLVRKAFFWTAEGPRVLRYDTTGDNAEDEGGLSFALGCNGVVDILLERWEPGPGDALGFAAEARRRSLRAVIATVYRGPSEAVGSRLMLREDGTEAGTVAGALREPVRAAALEVLEGGLPWSGTCGGAEVLVEVVEPAPQLVVFGGGFDVAPVVARAQGLGWHLTVVADRPVEMLRRRFPQAQAHVASRATEVLEKVALSARSLVLVMTHSLPQDRELLARLVPLPVRYLGVLGPRARTERILRELSQAPTSAQLDKLHAPMGLDLGAEGAEEIALSIIAEVQTVLAGREGGRLRERQAPIHADAIAPERRSA; encoded by the coding sequence ATGAGGGAACTCGACGACATCCTGCGGGCCCAGGGGCGAGCCGCGGGGCCCATGGTGCTGGCGACGGTGGTGGCGGTGGCGGGGTCGTCGTACCGGCGCCCGGGCGCGCGCATGTTGATGGGCGGGGACGGGTGGCTCGCGGGCGGGGTGAGCGGCGGGTGCCTGGAAGGCGACCTCGTGCGCAAGGCCTTCTTCTGGACGGCGGAGGGGCCGCGCGTGCTGCGCTACGACACCACCGGCGACAACGCCGAGGACGAAGGCGGCCTGTCGTTCGCGCTCGGATGCAATGGCGTGGTGGACATCCTGCTGGAGCGCTGGGAGCCCGGCCCCGGTGACGCGCTCGGCTTCGCGGCGGAGGCCCGCCGCCGGTCGCTGCGCGCCGTCATCGCCACGGTGTACCGGGGGCCTTCGGAGGCCGTGGGCTCACGGCTGATGTTGCGCGAGGACGGCACGGAGGCGGGGACCGTCGCGGGGGCGCTGCGCGAGCCGGTGCGCGCGGCGGCGCTCGAGGTGCTGGAGGGCGGCCTGCCGTGGAGCGGCACCTGCGGAGGCGCGGAGGTGCTGGTGGAGGTGGTGGAGCCCGCGCCCCAGCTGGTGGTGTTCGGCGGTGGCTTCGATGTCGCGCCCGTGGTCGCGCGGGCGCAGGGGCTGGGCTGGCATCTCACGGTGGTGGCGGACCGGCCCGTGGAGATGCTGCGCCGGAGGTTTCCGCAGGCCCAGGCGCACGTCGCGTCCCGGGCGACCGAGGTCCTGGAGAAGGTCGCGCTGTCCGCGCGCAGCCTGGTGCTGGTGATGACGCACAGCCTGCCGCAGGACCGGGAGCTGCTGGCGCGGCTGGTGCCGCTGCCCGTGCGCTACCTGGGAGTGCTGGGGCCTCGCGCCCGGACGGAGCGCATCCTGCGGGAGCTGTCACAGGCGCCCACCTCCGCGCAGCTCGACAAGCTCCACGCGCCCATGGGGTTGGACCTGGGCGCGGAGGGCGCGGAGGAGATCGCCCTGTCCATCATCGCGGAGGTGCAGACGGTGCTGGCTGGACGCGAGGGAGGACGGCTGCGCGAGCGACAGGCCCCCATCCACGCGGATGCCATCGCGCCAGAGCGCAGGTCGGCCTGA
- a CDS encoding endonuclease/exonuclease/phosphatase family protein: MKMPELLDHLPAVGHLLGRKPGGQEDVLPKRDPTLTVPDFQAVPQPRGARRLGDGRTFIVHHPSARAPRGPGLTVMSYNILMGGERQEALLEYFTQLEAEDRMPDVIGLQEAGVPMSVLLASRFGFHLAYQGNDGGDGARLVNGKAWLSRHPIQDAAHFTYVLTDAERQDAITRQGYAGELEEDRGVLWVKLAVEGRPLYLYNLHHALGDSAINALNLRQLNALLRRREGIPAVVLGDFNANTAIKRGGSWLVAHLLHPKQDSDTDTIEEYRLRYGDDMHNVTVGDRGVGNIADPRLRHELHTLEQDLPETVCHATTVRVRLADHSLTTPQVARAELGSGQVPKGSPAWWRLQDIADCATLTSHPDSHGVVHATGKRFDNFYATRTLAPVLFEVDRSTESSDHQPVVAHYRFTDVRPQPPPPARSG, translated from the coding sequence ATGAAGATGCCCGAACTGCTGGACCACCTGCCCGCCGTGGGTCACCTGCTCGGCCGCAAGCCGGGTGGGCAGGAGGACGTCTTGCCGAAGCGTGATCCCACCCTCACCGTGCCGGACTTCCAGGCCGTGCCGCAGCCTCGCGGCGCGCGGCGCCTGGGCGACGGCCGCACCTTCATCGTGCACCACCCGTCGGCGCGCGCCCCCCGGGGACCCGGCCTCACGGTGATGAGCTACAACATCCTCATGGGCGGCGAGCGCCAGGAGGCGCTGCTGGAGTACTTCACGCAGCTGGAAGCCGAGGACCGCATGCCGGACGTCATCGGCTTGCAGGAGGCGGGCGTGCCCATGTCGGTGCTGCTCGCGTCCCGCTTCGGCTTCCACCTGGCCTACCAGGGCAACGACGGCGGCGACGGCGCCCGGTTGGTGAACGGCAAGGCCTGGCTGAGCCGCCACCCCATCCAGGACGCCGCGCACTTCACCTACGTCCTCACCGACGCCGAACGCCAGGACGCCATCACCCGCCAGGGCTACGCCGGAGAGCTGGAGGAGGACCGGGGCGTGCTGTGGGTGAAGCTGGCGGTGGAGGGCCGCCCGCTCTACCTCTACAACCTGCACCACGCGCTGGGCGACTCGGCCATCAACGCGCTCAACCTGCGCCAGCTCAACGCGCTCCTGCGCCGCCGCGAGGGCATCCCCGCCGTGGTGCTGGGCGACTTCAACGCCAACACCGCCATCAAGCGCGGCGGCTCCTGGTTGGTGGCGCACCTGCTGCATCCGAAGCAGGACAGCGACACGGACACCATCGAGGAGTACCGGCTCCGCTACGGCGACGACATGCACAACGTCACGGTGGGGGACCGGGGCGTGGGCAACATCGCGGATCCCCGCCTGCGCCACGAGCTGCACACGCTGGAGCAGGACCTGCCGGAGACGGTGTGCCACGCGACGACGGTGCGGGTGCGGCTGGCGGACCACTCGCTGACGACGCCCCAGGTGGCCCGCGCGGAGCTGGGCTCGGGCCAGGTGCCCAAGGGCAGCCCCGCGTGGTGGCGCCTCCAGGACATCGCGGACTGCGCCACGCTCACCTCGCACCCGGACAGCCACGGCGTGGTGCACGCCACGGGCAAGCGCTTCGACAACTTCTACGCGACGCGCACCCTGGCCCCCGTCCTCTTCGAGGTGGACCGCTCCACCGAGTCCTCCGACCACCAGCCGGTGGTGGCCCACTACCGCTTCACCGACGTGCGGCCCCAGCCTCCGCCGCCGGCCCGCTCGGGCTGA